A stretch of the Planctomycetota bacterium genome encodes the following:
- a CDS encoding DUF1549 domain-containing protein: MTSRPLPPDRAPIARPGVLPWLAAMAMVGTVAAGLAGAAERKPVPRRQAVPPSRLPKAVTDEPRGTVLDIAPVDRSRRAAVAAAAARIDELVAAGWQARGVEGSRPLDDARYVRRIYLELGGRIPTHDETVAFLADDDKAKRARLVEDLLGSPDYVSHFYNYWADILRLTERPQRALFCEPYLDWVKRSIAANRPFDQWVHEMLTADGKVWDNPAVGFQLRDLGMPLPYVDNTVRVFLGTQIGCAQCHDHPFDSWTQHQFYELAAFTAGTRGGFGGKLPKEQRQALRTDATAKAIRGLVLAARREARDGKVDNGFIQFLQANGAIVSHHDQPLRLPHDYKYDDAAPNDTVAPKVLWGEVPSAAEGADGRERFAAWVTDHDNRQFARTIANRLWKKVMGVGLVEPVDDFRAANPPSHPELLEHLTDLVLELDFDLREFVRVLVSTGTFARRAVVHDPAAGTPFAFPGPALKRMTAEQLWDSILTLVAADPWDYQRPTADAFAAAADLDLAHGKVSLDDAERAYRRYLSAYGPRQTKLQLQKQYGYQGQVLARASELPTPLPLGHFLRQFGQSDRESIEGGRTVATIPQMLAMFNGPITHAMLERGSVIHGEIVAGDPRAAVDVIFLSVLSRTPDAEDRRLAIAEITSADNPATGVGNVIWALLNTREFLFIQ; this comes from the coding sequence ATGACCTCTCGTCCCTTGCCACCTGACCGCGCTCCGATCGCCCGCCCCGGTGTGCTGCCGTGGCTGGCGGCCATGGCCATGGTCGGCACGGTCGCCGCGGGGCTGGCTGGCGCCGCGGAACGAAAACCCGTTCCCCGGCGCCAGGCCGTGCCCCCGTCGCGCCTGCCCAAGGCGGTCACCGACGAGCCGCGCGGGACGGTCCTCGACATCGCCCCGGTCGACCGCTCTCGGCGGGCGGCGGTGGCCGCTGCCGCGGCGCGGATCGACGAGTTGGTCGCTGCCGGCTGGCAGGCGCGCGGCGTCGAAGGAAGCCGGCCGCTCGACGACGCGCGCTACGTGCGGCGGATCTACCTCGAGCTCGGGGGCCGGATCCCGACCCACGACGAGACCGTCGCCTTCCTCGCCGACGACGACAAGGCGAAACGCGCCCGGCTGGTCGAGGATCTCCTCGGGAGCCCCGACTACGTCAGCCACTTCTACAACTACTGGGCCGACATCCTCCGGCTCACCGAGCGGCCGCAGCGCGCCTTGTTCTGCGAGCCCTACCTCGACTGGGTGAAGCGTTCGATCGCCGCCAACCGGCCGTTCGACCAGTGGGTCCACGAGATGCTCACCGCCGACGGCAAGGTGTGGGACAACCCCGCCGTCGGCTTCCAGCTCCGTGACCTGGGGATGCCGTTGCCGTATGTCGACAACACGGTGCGGGTGTTCCTCGGCACGCAGATCGGCTGCGCCCAGTGCCACGACCATCCGTTCGATTCCTGGACGCAGCACCAGTTCTACGAGTTGGCGGCGTTCACCGCCGGGACGCGCGGCGGGTTCGGCGGCAAGCTGCCCAAGGAGCAGCGCCAGGCGCTGCGCACCGACGCCACCGCCAAGGCGATCCGCGGCCTGGTCCTCGCGGCGCGGCGCGAGGCGCGCGATGGCAAGGTCGACAACGGGTTCATCCAGTTCCTCCAGGCCAACGGCGCGATCGTCAGCCACCACGACCAGCCGCTGCGTCTCCCCCACGACTACAAGTACGACGACGCGGCACCGAACGACACCGTCGCGCCGAAGGTCCTGTGGGGCGAGGTGCCGAGTGCCGCCGAGGGCGCCGACGGCCGCGAGCGCTTCGCCGCCTGGGTCACGGACCACGACAATCGCCAATTCGCCCGGACGATCGCCAACCGGCTGTGGAAGAAGGTGATGGGGGTCGGGCTCGTCGAGCCGGTCGACGACTTCCGCGCCGCCAATCCCCCCTCCCACCCCGAATTGCTCGAGCACCTCACCGACCTCGTGCTCGAGCTCGACTTCGACCTCCGTGAATTCGTCCGCGTGCTGGTCTCGACCGGAACGTTCGCCCGGCGCGCCGTCGTCCACGATCCTGCCGCCGGCACGCCGTTCGCCTTTCCCGGCCCGGCCCTGAAGCGGATGACGGCCGAGCAGCTCTGGGACTCGATCCTGACGCTCGTCGCCGCCGACCCGTGGGACTACCAGCGGCCCACGGCCGACGCATTCGCCGCTGCCGCCGATCTCGACCTCGCCCATGGGAAGGTCTCGCTCGACGACGCCGAACGGGCCTACCGCCGCTACCTGTCGGCCTATGGTCCCCGGCAGACCAAGCTCCAGCTCCAGAAGCAGTATGGCTACCAGGGGCAGGTGCTGGCCCGCGCCAGCGAGCTGCCGACGCCGCTGCCGCTGGGGCATTTCCTCCGGCAGTTCGGCCAGAGCGACCGGGAGAGCATCGAGGGGGGACGGACCGTGGCGACGATCCCGCAGATGCTCGCGATGTTCAACGGCCCGATCACCCATGCCATGCTCGAGCGCGGCAGCGTGATCCACGGCGAGATCGTCGCCGGGGATCCGCGCGCGGCGGTCGACGTGATCTTCCTGTCGGTCCTCTCGCGGACCCCCGACGCCGAGGACCGCCGCCTGGCGATCGCCGAGATCACGTCCGCCGACAATCCCGCGACGGGCGTGGGAAACGTCATCTGGGCACTGCTCAACACGCGCGAGTTCCTGTTCATCCAGTAG
- a CDS encoding DUF1501 domain-containing protein, with product MTDRSIRSRSFDDRSTRRRVLAHAARAALGVGFLDTVAGATRGAVAAGGKPAHANVICLFMKGAMSHIDTFDPKPGREEQGETRTIGTAVPGVSFGAGLPRLAALADRLAIVRSLSTETGAHEPGVYTMRTAYAPLGSIQHPALGAWALHAAGKRAGDLPGYVLVGNGNEHPGAGFLDPKLAPVPVADPKLGLENTRRPGYLSEKNFERRLALADRIDRDFRRAYAGPQVEAYNQMVREAVRLLGSDDLGAFDLSREPEGIRERYGASAFAQGCLLARRLVEAGVRFVEVEFGGWDMHRELFDELPAKAAQLDGAMATLLTDLEERGLAAGTLVVLVSEFGRTPRINENAGRDHHPGVFSAVLAGHGIRGGVVHGASDERGHSPAADGVSVADLNTTIAAAAGLPFDREFIAPNGRPFKIGGGGKPIATVLA from the coding sequence ATGACCGACCGCTCGATCCGCAGCCGCTCGTTCGACGACCGCTCCACCCGGCGCCGGGTCCTGGCCCACGCCGCACGCGCCGCGCTCGGCGTCGGATTCCTCGACACCGTGGCCGGGGCGACGCGCGGAGCGGTAGCGGCCGGGGGGAAGCCCGCCCACGCCAACGTCATCTGCCTGTTCATGAAGGGGGCGATGAGCCACATCGACACCTTCGATCCCAAGCCGGGGCGCGAGGAGCAGGGGGAGACGCGGACGATCGGCACGGCGGTTCCCGGGGTGAGTTTCGGCGCCGGCCTGCCGCGCCTCGCCGCGCTCGCCGACCGGCTGGCGATCGTCCGCAGCCTGTCGACCGAGACCGGCGCCCACGAGCCGGGCGTGTACACGATGCGCACCGCCTACGCGCCGCTGGGGAGCATCCAGCACCCCGCGCTTGGCGCCTGGGCGCTGCACGCCGCCGGAAAGCGCGCCGGCGACCTGCCGGGGTACGTCTTGGTGGGCAACGGCAACGAGCATCCCGGCGCCGGCTTCCTCGACCCCAAGCTCGCCCCGGTCCCCGTTGCCGACCCGAAGCTCGGCCTCGAGAACACGCGCCGGCCCGGCTACCTGTCGGAGAAGAACTTCGAGCGCCGGCTGGCGCTCGCCGACCGCATCGACCGCGACTTCCGCCGCGCCTACGCCGGCCCGCAGGTCGAGGCCTACAACCAGATGGTCCGCGAGGCCGTCCGCCTCCTCGGCAGCGACGACCTCGGCGCCTTCGACCTGTCGCGCGAGCCGGAGGGGATCCGCGAGCGCTACGGCGCCAGTGCCTTCGCCCAGGGCTGCCTTCTCGCCCGGCGACTCGTCGAGGCGGGCGTGCGGTTCGTGGAGGTCGAGTTCGGCGGCTGGGACATGCACCGTGAGCTGTTCGACGAGCTCCCCGCCAAGGCGGCGCAGCTTGACGGCGCGATGGCGACGCTGCTGACCGATCTCGAGGAGCGCGGCCTGGCCGCCGGGACGCTGGTGGTGCTGGTCTCGGAGTTCGGCCGGACGCCACGGATCAACGAGAACGCCGGCCGCGACCACCATCCGGGCGTGTTCTCCGCGGTCCTCGCCGGCCACGGGATCCGCGGCGGGGTCGTCCACGGGGCCAGCGACGAGCGCGGCCACTCGCCGGCGGCCGACGGCGTCAGCGTGGCCGATCTCAACACGACGATCGCTGCGGCGGCGGGGCTGCCCTTCGACCGCGAGTTCATCGCCCCCAATGGCCGCCCGTTCAAGATCGGCGGCGGCGGTAAGCCGATCGCGACCGTGCTGGCGTAG
- a CDS encoding aminopeptidase P family protein, with amino-acid sequence MRHAPIDAALFCVNRDRLRALLPPRSVVVVHAADVLPTNGDGTLRLAPAADLFWLTGIEQEESVLVLAPDAIDPAQRQILFIRQPNELLATWEGEKLSKEKATAISAIAKVRWLTELPTVLHGLLCDCDRVWIDSNEHERSSTEIEPRDLRLARDLMHRYPLHRYERLQPVMRGLRAAKSDIEIDLVRQAIDITAAGLSRVLAALRPGVMEYELEAELVGEFTRRRARMAYEPIIGSGKNACVLHYLDNDQECRSGDLVLIDVGANYGNYAADLTRTYPVSGRFTARQRAVYDAVKRVFDRAVARTTVGTRIRDWKRAAQIDMADELVGLGLITAEERAGDSAEEPACRRYFMHGLGHSLGLGVHDLAPQDGPLAAGWIMTVEPGLYIPEEGIGVRLENDILVTEQGPIDLCSHVPMDADEIERLLAAR; translated from the coding sequence ATGCGGCACGCACCGATCGACGCCGCGCTGTTCTGCGTCAACCGCGACCGGCTGCGGGCCCTGCTCCCGCCGCGGAGCGTGGTGGTCGTCCACGCCGCCGACGTGCTGCCGACCAACGGCGACGGCACGCTCCGCCTCGCCCCCGCCGCCGATCTGTTCTGGCTGACGGGCATCGAGCAGGAGGAGAGCGTGCTGGTGCTCGCGCCCGACGCGATCGATCCGGCCCAGCGCCAGATCCTGTTCATCCGCCAGCCCAACGAACTGCTGGCGACGTGGGAGGGGGAAAAACTCTCCAAGGAGAAGGCCACGGCGATCTCCGCGATCGCCAAGGTGCGCTGGCTGACCGAGCTGCCGACCGTGCTCCACGGATTGCTCTGCGACTGCGACCGGGTGTGGATCGATTCCAACGAGCACGAGCGCTCGAGCACCGAGATCGAACCGCGCGACCTGCGGCTGGCGCGGGATCTGATGCACCGCTACCCGCTCCACCGCTACGAGCGGCTTCAGCCCGTGATGCGCGGCTTGCGCGCGGCGAAGTCCGACATCGAGATCGACCTCGTGCGCCAGGCGATCGATATCACCGCCGCCGGGCTGTCGCGCGTCCTCGCAGCGCTCCGCCCCGGCGTGATGGAATACGAACTGGAGGCGGAGCTCGTCGGCGAGTTCACCCGGCGGCGAGCGCGGATGGCCTACGAGCCGATCATCGGGTCGGGGAAGAACGCCTGCGTGCTCCACTACCTCGACAACGACCAGGAGTGCCGCTCCGGCGACCTGGTGCTGATCGACGTCGGCGCCAACTACGGCAATTACGCCGCCGACCTGACGCGCACCTATCCGGTCAGTGGCCGATTCACCGCGCGGCAGCGCGCCGTCTACGACGCCGTGAAGCGGGTCTTCGACCGGGCCGTCGCCCGGACCACCGTCGGCACGCGGATTCGCGACTGGAAGCGCGCCGCCCAGATCGACATGGCCGACGAACTGGTCGGGCTGGGGCTGATCACGGCCGAGGAGCGCGCCGGCGACTCGGCCGAGGAGCCCGCCTGCCGCCGCTATTTCATGCACGGCCTGGGCCACTCGCTCGGCCTCGGTGTCCACGACCTCGCCCCGCAGGACGGCCCGCTGGCCGCCGGCTGGATCATGACGGTCGAGCCGGGGCTGTACATTCCCGAGGAGGGGATCGGCGTCCGCCTCGAGAACGACATCCTCGTCACCGAGCAGGGCCCGATCGATCTCTGCAGCCACGTGCCGATGGACGCCGACGAGATCGAGCGCCTCCTCGCGGCCCGCTGA
- a CDS encoding FKBP-type peptidyl-prolyl cis-trans isomerase, which yields MRFAASLLLASLLLFPETAVHAADAEVPHPSLPEGAGKIDADALKTFTATPSGLQYRVLRKGTGISPKSSSTVKVHYHGWLDDGKVFDSSYKRRESIEFPLSGVIPGWTEGMQLVGKGGMIELLIPAKLGYGKRGAPPVIPPDATLHFLVELLEVR from the coding sequence ATGCGCTTCGCCGCCTCCCTCCTGCTCGCCTCCCTGCTCCTCTTCCCGGAGACCGCCGTGCACGCCGCCGACGCCGAAGTTCCCCATCCGTCGCTGCCCGAAGGCGCCGGGAAGATCGATGCCGACGCCCTCAAGACCTTCACCGCGACTCCGTCCGGTCTGCAATACCGCGTCCTCCGCAAGGGAACCGGGATTTCTCCGAAGTCGAGCAGCACCGTCAAGGTCCACTACCACGGCTGGCTCGACGACGGGAAGGTGTTCGACAGCTCCTACAAGCGCCGCGAGTCGATCGAGTTCCCGCTCTCCGGCGTGATCCCTGGGTGGACCGAGGGGATGCAGCTTGTCGGTAAGGGGGGCATGATCGAGCTGCTCATCCCGGCGAAGCTCGGCTACGGCAAGCGCGGCGCCCCGCCGGTGATCCCGCCCGACGCCACGCTCCACTTCCTCGTCGAGTTGCTCGAAGTCAGGTGA
- a CDS encoding c-type cytochrome, with protein sequence MPVSPPRATSSVIGALAATLALVAGPAGSAGAAPAAPIRVLFLGDQGHHAPTERHAQLEPVLAARGIELVYTENLDDLAPATLAAYDVLAVYANIDELPPAREAALLDFVRDGKGLVPLHCASYCFRNSPAWVDLVGAQFQKHGATEFRTESVAPDHPIMKGFQGFSSFDETYVHTRHNPRGCTVLEERVEGDHREPWTWVRTEGKGRVFYTAWGHDERTWSHPGFHNLVERGIRFAAGTDPAAAGPYVDHPVVTRAAAGLAPFTYESAKVPFYDPDASQWGKQLEPKTTMQQALDPEESRRHAITPEGFAVGLYAAEPLLAAKPLALAFDTTGRLMVIESVDYPNDIVLPGEGVGRDRIVMLTDTDGDGRADARTVYAEGLSIPTSLLHHGRGFIVAQVPSMLYLEDGDGDGRAEIRRELFTGWGTRDTHSGPSNLTWGFDGWVYGMVGYSGFEGEVGGEKLRFGQGFFRFLPDGSKLEFLRSTNNNSWGFGFSEEGLVFGSTANGNPSEHMPLPARVYERVRGWSATTLGGIAGTPKMELAPRGDGVAPIRQVDHHGRFTAAAGHRLYTARAFPAEFWNRAAFVCEPTGHVVATFQLQPVGAGFRSRMAWNLVASDDEWSAPIQAEVGPDGVVWVIDWYNYIVQHNPTPAGFENGKGNAYQTPLRDKTHGRIWRVGPARLVGQPPAAPPVRPDVAALVAGLRDDNMFWRERAQRALVTRSDAATAVPALIGLVQARSIDAIGLDPAAIHALWTMSSLGVLAGPGTDLGALDAARGALGHPSAGVRATALRVLPRDEATLVAVDRAEVGADRTPLVRLALLEMLSECPSSPLAGELVRRLLAQPGTLADPVLADAATAAAAVHAGDVLPWLLGTVPKAAHLPAAAAVAALAAVVADEPAVAPSPRKLALVERVSEHVARGGDGALVNRIVIGLEQAPADEAGACLAGLARGWPRGTGLAFDAAASAAIARLVERLPPAAQGQLVTFVQRTGSDVLDAHVESISRALVAVIDGSGSDADRGDAAERLVALRPADAAVVEELLTRTGGRTSPQLAALLVTAAARSQAPEAIPALLDRLGGFTPAVREAAVRGVLAARDGAQRIVERMEGGKLAAGDIPLVERSTLSENPDRRFRDRARKALAKAGGLADADRQKVIDEVLPVVLAGGDVARGKGVFAQQCAKCHRHSGEGGQVGPDLTGMAVHPPQELLVHLLDPNRSVEGNFRAYTVATDDGRVVTGLLAAESRTAIEIVDAEGKRHPIQRDEIEAFQPSPNSLMPVGFEKQIPAAGIADLLAFLTARGKFVPLPLGPVATAVSTRGLFYASENPVERLVFPDWAPKTYGGVPFHLVDPQGDTLPNVVMLNGPQGYLPPKMPRSVTVPVGGPARAIHLLGGIAGWGFPAIGTGSTSMIVRIVYDDGATEDHPLVNGEHVADYIRRVDVPQSTFAADLGGRQVRTVRVEPKRAEPVARLELLKGPDGTAPIVIAITVESP encoded by the coding sequence ATGCCCGTCTCCCCCCCCCGTGCCACGTCGTCCGTGATCGGAGCGCTTGCCGCCACGCTGGCCCTCGTCGCAGGGCCCGCCGGCAGCGCCGGCGCCGCCCCGGCAGCGCCGATCCGCGTGTTGTTCCTCGGCGACCAGGGGCACCACGCGCCCACCGAGCGCCATGCCCAGCTCGAGCCGGTTCTCGCCGCGCGTGGGATTGAGCTGGTCTACACCGAAAACCTCGACGACCTCGCGCCGGCGACGCTCGCGGCCTACGACGTCCTCGCCGTGTACGCCAACATCGACGAGCTTCCCCCGGCCCGCGAAGCGGCGCTGCTCGACTTCGTCCGCGACGGCAAGGGGCTCGTGCCGCTCCACTGCGCCAGCTACTGCTTCCGCAACTCGCCAGCCTGGGTCGACCTCGTCGGGGCGCAATTCCAAAAGCACGGCGCGACCGAGTTTCGCACCGAGTCGGTCGCCCCCGACCACCCGATCATGAAGGGCTTCCAGGGGTTCTCGAGCTTCGACGAGACCTACGTCCACACGCGCCACAACCCGCGCGGCTGCACCGTCCTCGAGGAGCGCGTCGAGGGGGATCACCGCGAGCCGTGGACGTGGGTCCGCACCGAAGGCAAGGGGCGCGTGTTCTACACCGCCTGGGGCCACGACGAGCGCACCTGGAGCCACCCCGGGTTCCACAACCTCGTCGAGCGCGGGATCCGTTTCGCCGCCGGCACCGATCCGGCGGCGGCGGGGCCGTATGTCGACCATCCGGTGGTGACCCGTGCCGCCGCCGGGCTGGCGCCGTTCACCTATGAGTCGGCCAAGGTGCCGTTCTACGACCCCGATGCCTCGCAGTGGGGCAAGCAGCTCGAGCCGAAGACCACGATGCAGCAGGCGCTCGACCCCGAGGAATCGCGCCGCCACGCGATCACCCCCGAGGGCTTTGCCGTCGGCCTGTACGCCGCCGAGCCGCTCCTCGCCGCCAAGCCGCTGGCGCTGGCGTTCGACACGACGGGGCGGCTGATGGTCATCGAGAGCGTCGACTACCCCAACGACATCGTCCTGCCCGGCGAGGGCGTCGGGCGCGACCGGATCGTGATGCTCACCGACACCGATGGCGACGGCCGCGCCGATGCCCGCACGGTCTATGCCGAGGGGCTGTCGATCCCCACCAGTCTGCTCCACCACGGCCGTGGCTTCATCGTCGCCCAGGTGCCGTCGATGCTGTATCTCGAGGACGGCGACGGCGACGGCCGCGCCGAGATCCGCCGCGAGCTGTTCACCGGCTGGGGCACGCGCGACACCCACTCCGGCCCCAGCAACCTCACCTGGGGCTTCGACGGCTGGGTCTACGGGATGGTCGGCTACTCCGGCTTCGAGGGGGAGGTCGGCGGGGAGAAGCTGCGCTTCGGGCAGGGGTTCTTCCGGTTCCTGCCCGACGGGTCGAAGCTCGAGTTCCTCCGCAGCACCAACAACAACTCCTGGGGTTTCGGTTTCAGCGAGGAGGGACTTGTCTTCGGCTCGACGGCCAACGGCAACCCCAGCGAGCACATGCCGCTCCCGGCGCGGGTCTACGAGCGCGTCCGCGGCTGGAGCGCGACGACGCTCGGCGGGATCGCCGGGACGCCGAAGATGGAGCTCGCCCCGCGCGGCGACGGCGTGGCGCCGATCCGTCAGGTCGACCACCATGGCCGGTTCACCGCCGCCGCCGGGCATCGGCTCTATACGGCGCGCGCCTTCCCCGCGGAGTTTTGGAACCGCGCGGCGTTCGTCTGCGAGCCGACCGGCCATGTCGTCGCCACGTTCCAGCTCCAGCCCGTCGGTGCCGGCTTCCGCAGCCGGATGGCCTGGAACCTCGTCGCCAGCGACGACGAATGGTCGGCGCCGATCCAGGCCGAGGTCGGTCCCGACGGGGTCGTGTGGGTGATCGACTGGTACAACTACATCGTCCAGCACAATCCCACGCCCGCCGGCTTCGAGAACGGCAAGGGCAACGCCTACCAGACGCCGCTCCGCGACAAGACGCACGGGCGGATCTGGCGCGTCGGCCCCGCGCGGCTCGTCGGCCAGCCGCCGGCGGCACCACCGGTGCGGCCAGACGTCGCGGCGCTCGTCGCCGGGCTCCGCGACGACAACATGTTTTGGCGCGAGCGCGCGCAGCGGGCCTTGGTGACCCGCAGCGACGCCGCCACCGCCGTGCCGGCCCTGATCGGGTTGGTCCAGGCGCGCTCGATCGACGCGATCGGCCTCGATCCGGCGGCGATTCACGCCCTGTGGACGATGTCATCGCTCGGTGTGCTCGCCGGCCCCGGCACCGATCTGGGCGCTCTCGACGCCGCCCGTGGGGCGCTGGGGCATCCGTCGGCCGGGGTGCGGGCCACCGCCCTTCGCGTGCTGCCGCGCGACGAGGCGACGCTCGTGGCGGTCGACCGGGCCGAAGTCGGCGCCGATCGCACGCCGCTGGTGCGTCTGGCGCTGCTCGAGATGCTCTCGGAGTGCCCGTCGTCGCCGCTGGCCGGGGAGCTGGTGCGCCGGCTTCTCGCCCAACCAGGCACGCTCGCCGATCCGGTCCTCGCCGATGCGGCGACCGCTGCGGCGGCCGTGCATGCCGGCGACGTCCTCCCGTGGCTGCTCGGCACGGTGCCCAAGGCGGCGCATCTGCCCGCGGCCGCCGCCGTGGCCGCCCTGGCGGCGGTCGTCGCCGACGAGCCGGCCGTCGCGCCGTCGCCGCGGAAGCTCGCGCTGGTCGAGCGCGTCAGTGAACATGTCGCCCGCGGGGGTGACGGCGCCTTGGTCAACCGGATCGTCATCGGCCTCGAGCAGGCGCCGGCCGACGAGGCCGGGGCCTGCCTGGCCGGGCTCGCGCGCGGTTGGCCGCGGGGCACGGGGCTCGCCTTCGACGCCGCCGCCAGCGCCGCGATCGCCCGGCTCGTCGAGCGCCTGCCGCCGGCGGCACAGGGGCAGCTGGTGACGTTCGTGCAGCGCACCGGCAGCGACGTCCTCGACGCCCACGTCGAGTCGATCAGCCGGGCGCTGGTCGCGGTGATCGACGGATCGGGGAGCGACGCCGACCGTGGCGACGCGGCCGAACGGCTGGTCGCGCTGCGCCCGGCCGACGCGGCGGTCGTCGAGGAGCTGCTCACGCGCACCGGCGGGCGCACGAGCCCCCAGTTGGCGGCGCTGCTGGTGACCGCGGCGGCGCGGTCGCAGGCTCCGGAGGCGATCCCCGCGCTCCTCGACCGTCTCGGCGGCTTCACCCCCGCGGTCCGGGAAGCGGCGGTGCGCGGGGTGCTCGCGGCCCGCGACGGCGCCCAGCGGATCGTCGAACGGATGGAGGGAGGCAAGCTCGCCGCCGGCGACATCCCCTTGGTCGAGCGCAGCACGCTCTCGGAAAACCCCGACCGGCGCTTCCGCGACCGGGCGCGGAAGGCGCTTGCCAAGGCGGGTGGCCTGGCCGACGCCGACCGGCAGAAGGTGATCGACGAGGTGCTGCCGGTGGTGCTCGCGGGGGGCGACGTCGCGCGCGGCAAGGGAGTCTTCGCGCAGCAGTGTGCCAAGTGCCACAGGCATTCGGGGGAAGGGGGCCAGGTGGGACCCGACCTCACCGGGATGGCCGTCCATCCACCGCAGGAGCTGCTCGTCCACCTCCTCGATCCGAACCGTTCGGTGGAGGGCAACTTCCGCGCCTACACCGTCGCCACCGACGACGGTCGCGTGGTGACGGGGTTACTTGCCGCCGAGAGCCGGACGGCGATCGAGATCGTCGACGCCGAGGGGAAGCGGCACCCGATCCAGCGCGACGAGATCGAGGCCTTTCAGCCGTCGCCCAATTCCCTGATGCCCGTCGGGTTCGAGAAACAGATCCCGGCCGCCGGGATCGCCGATTTGCTGGCGTTCCTCACCGCGCGCGGGAAATTCGTGCCACTGCCGTTGGGGCCCGTGGCGACGGCGGTCAGCACCCGGGGGCTGTTCTACGCCTCGGAGAACCCGGTCGAGCGGCTCGTGTTTCCCGACTGGGCGCCGAAGACCTACGGCGGCGTCCCGTTTCACCTCGTCGACCCGCAGGGGGACACGCTCCCCAACGTCGTCATGCTCAATGGTCCGCAGGGCTACCTGCCGCCGAAGATGCCGCGGAGCGTGACGGTGCCCGTCGGTGGGCCGGCGCGGGCGATTCATCTGCTCGGCGGGATCGCCGGCTGGGGATTCCCCGCGATCGGCACGGGCTCGACGAGCATGATCGTGCGGATCGTCTACGACGACGGGGCGACCGAGGACCATCCGCTGGTCAACGGCGAGCACGTCGCCGACTACATCCGCCGCGTCGACGTGCCGCAGAGCACGTTCGCCGCCGACCTCGGCGGACGCCAGGTGCGCACGGTGCGCGTCGAACCGAAGCGGGCGGAGCCCGTGGCCCGGTTGGAACTGCTCAAGGGTCCCGACGGCACGGCGCCGATCGTGATCGCTATCACGGTCGAATCGCCGTGA
- a CDS encoding Gfo/Idh/MocA family oxidoreductase codes for MPSTAPFGDRPVRIAVVGLGFGAEFIPIHQRHPHVKLTAICQRSRDKLDQIGMAFGIERRYTSYADVLRDSEVDAVHINSPIPDHAPMSIAALEAGKHVMCTVPMATSVDDCKKIVDLCERTGLRYMMAETVVYAREFLFIKELADRGELGKIQFLQASHQQDMDGWPDYWPGLPPMHYATHCVGPCLALERKDAAEVSCFGSGRIRDELIGRYGSPFAIESAHVKLHRSDVVARIIRSLFDTARQYRESFDVYGSKKSFEWQLVEGEEPVLHTAKKPEPEIPARVPVPDFAHLLPEPIRRFTTGGVYDADDHQHLSFTQGGGHGGSHPHLVHEFVTALVEGRAPYPDHRQSANWTCTGLLAHESAMAGGVIKKLPEWTLSS; via the coding sequence ATGCCCTCCACCGCCCCGTTTGGCGACCGTCCCGTCCGCATCGCGGTCGTCGGCCTCGGCTTCGGCGCCGAGTTCATCCCGATCCACCAGCGCCACCCGCATGTCAAGCTGACGGCGATCTGCCAGCGCTCGCGCGACAAGCTCGACCAGATCGGCATGGCGTTTGGCATCGAGCGCCGCTACACGTCATATGCCGACGTCCTCCGCGACTCCGAGGTCGACGCCGTCCACATCAATTCGCCGATCCCCGACCACGCGCCGATGTCGATCGCCGCCCTCGAGGCGGGCAAGCACGTGATGTGCACCGTGCCGATGGCGACGAGCGTCGACGACTGCAAGAAGATCGTCGACCTCTGCGAACGGACCGGGCTCCGCTACATGATGGCCGAGACGGTCGTCTACGCCCGTGAGTTCCTGTTCATCAAGGAGCTGGCCGACCGTGGCGAGCTGGGGAAGATCCAGTTCCTCCAGGCGAGCCACCAGCAGGACATGGACGGCTGGCCCGACTACTGGCCCGGCCTGCCGCCGATGCATTACGCGACGCACTGCGTCGGGCCGTGCCTGGCACTGGAGCGCAAGGATGCCGCCGAGGTGAGCTGCTTCGGTTCGGGGCGGATCCGCGACGAGCTGATCGGCCGCTATGGCTCGCCGTTCGCGATCGAAAGCGCCCATGTCAAGCTGCACCGCAGCGACGTCGTCGCCCGGATCATCCGCTCGCTGTTCGACACGGCGCGGCAGTACCGCGAGAGCTTCGACGTCTACGGCTCGAAGAAGAGCTTCGAGTGGCAGTTGGTCGAGGGGGAGGAGCCGGTTCTCCACACCGCCAAGAAACCGGAGCCGGAGATCCCCGCCCGGGTGCCGGTGCCCGATTTTGCCCACCTGCTGCCCGAGCCGATCCGCCGGTTCACGACCGGCGGGGTGTACGACGCCGACGACCACCAGCACCTGTCGTTCACGCAGGGGGGCGGACATGGCGGCAGCCATCCGCATCTCGTCCACGAGTTCGTGACGGCGCTGGTCGAGGGGCGCGCGCCCTATCCCGATCACCGCCAGAGCGCCAACTGGACCTGCACCGGGCTGTTGGCACACGAGTCGGCCATGGCCGGTGGCGTGATCAAGAAACTCCCGGAGTGGACGCTCAGTTCCTGA